In one Serinus canaria isolate serCan28SL12 chromosome 2, serCan2020, whole genome shotgun sequence genomic region, the following are encoded:
- the LYPLA1 gene encoding acyl-protein thioesterase 1 isoform X2: protein MPVSLNMNMSMPSWFDIIGLSPDSQEDEAGIKQAAENVKALIDQEVRNGIPSNRIILGGFSQGGALSLYTALTTHQKLAGVIALSCWLPLRTSFPQGPISGVNKDIAVLQCHGDCDPLVPVMFGSLTVEKLKTMINPANVTFKTYSGMMHSSSLEEMMDVKQFIDKHLPPVD from the exons ATGCCTGTTTCTTTGAACATGAACATGTCTATGCCATCATG GTTTGATATCATTGGACTTTCTCCAGATTCACAGGAAGATGAAGCTGGAATCAAGCAGGCAGCGGAGAATG TTAAAGCACTGATAGATCAAGAAGTAAGAAACGGAATTCCTTCTAATAGAATTATTCTGGGAGGTTTTTCTCAG GGAGGTGCTTTATCATTGTATACAGCTCTTACAACACATCAGAAATTAGCAGGTGTCATAGCCCTCAGCTGCTGGCTTCCTCTACGGACTTCTTTTCCTCAG GGCCCTATCAGTGGTGTCAACAAGGATATTGCTGTTCTTCAGTGCCACGGGGACTGTGACCCTCTGGTTCCTGTAATGTTTGGTTCCCTCACTGTTGAGAAGCTGAAGACTATGATAAATCCAGCCAATGTAACTTTCAAGACTTACTCTGGCATGATGCATAGTTCATCTCTTGAG GAAATGATGGATGTAAAACAGTTCATAGACAAACATCTACCTCCCGTAGACTGA
- the LYPLA1 gene encoding acyl-protein thioesterase 1 isoform X1, translated as MCGNNMSAPLPAIVPAARKATAAVIFLHGLGDTGHGWSEALAGIKSPHVKYICPHAPVMPVSLNMNMSMPSWFDIIGLSPDSQEDEAGIKQAAENVKALIDQEVRNGIPSNRIILGGFSQGGALSLYTALTTHQKLAGVIALSCWLPLRTSFPQGPISGVNKDIAVLQCHGDCDPLVPVMFGSLTVEKLKTMINPANVTFKTYSGMMHSSSLEEMMDVKQFIDKHLPPVD; from the exons ATGTGCGGCAACAACATGTCGGCTCCTCTGCCTGCCATCGTCCCGGCCGCCAGGAAGGCGACGGCAGCC GTCATTTTTCTTCACGGATTAGGAGATACCGG GCACGGATGGTCAGAAGCACTTGCTGGTATCAAAAGCCCCCATGTGAAATACATTTGCCCGCACGC GCCAGTTATGCCTGTTTCTTTGAACATGAACATGTCTATGCCATCATG GTTTGATATCATTGGACTTTCTCCAGATTCACAGGAAGATGAAGCTGGAATCAAGCAGGCAGCGGAGAATG TTAAAGCACTGATAGATCAAGAAGTAAGAAACGGAATTCCTTCTAATAGAATTATTCTGGGAGGTTTTTCTCAG GGAGGTGCTTTATCATTGTATACAGCTCTTACAACACATCAGAAATTAGCAGGTGTCATAGCCCTCAGCTGCTGGCTTCCTCTACGGACTTCTTTTCCTCAG GGCCCTATCAGTGGTGTCAACAAGGATATTGCTGTTCTTCAGTGCCACGGGGACTGTGACCCTCTGGTTCCTGTAATGTTTGGTTCCCTCACTGTTGAGAAGCTGAAGACTATGATAAATCCAGCCAATGTAACTTTCAAGACTTACTCTGGCATGATGCATAGTTCATCTCTTGAG GAAATGATGGATGTAAAACAGTTCATAGACAAACATCTACCTCCCGTAGACTGA